In Sphingobacterium sp. SYP-B4668, the sequence GAAACTACAACTCCATTTACGGTATGTGAACCGGTAAGTTCGTTGAGGGCTTCTACATAATTTAGATAAACCTCTGCCATTCTATAGGGAACACTATATTTGCGTTTCAGACGTCCACCCGAGATGTAAGAATCTTCAAAATGTACATACTTTTTACAGAGATATCCCGTCATAGGATAATCTTCTGGGTCGGCGTTGGTACCATTCAACGCATAGTCTTTGCCACTTTTGGAATCTCGGAAATACTTAGCCACTTTGCCATCTTGAGGATCGATGGCATTGGGAGGAGTAGAGGTAGAGGGGTAGTATGAGTTGTTGAATGCAACAATAGCATAAAACCTCATTTCACGATTTACGTACCATTTGTGGGTATTGGGCAACAGCGTAACTCCATTACCCTCTCGATCTCCAGAAAAGATAGTCTCATTAGTTGTAAAGTCAGATCCATATGGATATTCTGCGCTCGCATTGTGGATGTCCCTTCCATCTACCATATAAAAATCATCGACAAAATTCTGCGATAAGACGAGATCGGAATATCCACCCACCATCCTAGGCATAAGGTATCGGGTACTGAAATTAGAGTTCATCTTAGCAAATAAAATCTCCGGATTTTCGGATGGAAGTACACACTCGCCACTAAAGATATCCGCATATGAATGGTAGGGATCTATCCCTCCCACGCCGTCCGGGAAACTTCCTTGAAATTCGGCAGGAACAGGAAGATGTGGCGTATTCGACATTTTAGGGACGGTATAGAGGTCATTTGGTTTTTTGAGAATCAATTTCTTTGCAACAGCAGCAGCGATAGCCCATTTTTCACTGTCGAAATTCGGATTGAGTAACGGTACACCGTCCTTGGTCTTCAAATTAGAAAACTCCCCGTTCTGACCATTATATAAGGGGCTCGCACTGTATAAACTTAAGCGGGACAACACCGCTAGTGATGCATTTTTGGTCGCCTTACCGAATTCAGAATTGTCACGAGGTACCTCAGGTAGCATCAGTTCGGCCTGTTGGAGCAAATTGCTGACATAGGTATTGCATTCATCCCATGTATTGCGTGCTAACATCATCTGATCGATGGGTGTATCAAAACTAACGGGATTATCGGGTACGATAGGTACGGGGCCAAATGCCAACATCAGTTCAAAATAAAAATTGGCTTTAAGGAAGAGTGCCTCTCCTTTCCATTCCGAACGTTGAAATTCAGAGACCTCTTTGCATTTATCCACATTTTCAAGGAATACATTGGCTTTTCTGATACCTTGATAGAAGAAATCCCAGCGATTGGAATATCCTCCAAGTCCTTCAGAGGTCATCAGATTGTTGGAAAAACGATTATAATTATGCGTACCGATTTTGTCAAGAGTACTGATAGCCTCATCACTAATCAATGAATACGGCATAGACTGCGAAGTATAATAATTGGACGAGGCGTAGTCAGGCAGGTGACTATAGATATTAGACAGATACTTTTGGGTATATTCTTTTCGATTGAATACAGAATCTAGCGTA encodes:
- a CDS encoding RagB/SusD family nutrient uptake outer membrane protein; translated protein: MKKTYKYIIFTFLCLGSFGIHSCNFLEIDPYVHDQFTLDSVFNRKEYTQKYLSNIYSHLPDYASSNYYTSQSMPYSLISDEAISTLDKIGTHNYNRFSNNLMTSEGLGGYSNRWDFFYQGIRKANVFLENVDKCKEVSEFQRSEWKGEALFLKANFYFELMLAFGPVPIVPDNPVSFDTPIDQMMLARNTWDECNTYVSNLLQQAELMLPEVPRDNSEFGKATKNASLAVLSRLSLYSASPLYNGQNGEFSNLKTKDGVPLLNPNFDSEKWAIAAAVAKKLILKKPNDLYTVPKMSNTPHLPVPAEFQGSFPDGVGGIDPYHSYADIFSGECVLPSENPEILFAKMNSNFSTRYLMPRMVGGYSDLVLSQNFVDDFYMVDGRDIHNASAEYPYGSDFTTNETIFSGDREGNGVTLLPNTHKWYVNREMRFYAIVAFNNSYYPSTSTPPNAIDPQDGKVAKYFRDSKSGKDYALNGTNADPEDYPMTGYLCKKYVHFEDSYISGGRLKRKYSVPYRMAEVYLNYVEALNELTGSHTVNGVVVSRDIEEMKRYFNMIRFRAGLPGLTNAEVSDRDLLRKIILRERKLEFAWEQRRYHDLRRTKQAMVYENEVQMGLNVSAKENEKDKFYSIVRLNERSYLYKVFTTRQTFLPIPKGEVDKNYNLQQNIGY